The Solanum pennellii chromosome 4, SPENNV200 genomic interval CATTCCTTTTTGTTAGAACTTCTTTACTTAAGAGATATATCACATAATCAAAAAGGTAAGATAGGAACCCTATTTTGAAGGAGTCCTACTGTGAATGCTAGGAAGCTTGTTAGACGAAAGAATTGTTAACATATATGTAGTTCACATGACTCTCAAAATCTTTTATATATCaagacactttttttttttaagacaGTAACAATAGACACTACTTTTTGAGCAAAGCTCATCTCCACCCCTTCAAAAGCTCCCCTATTTCTCTCCCTCCAAATGGCCCACATTAAAACTAGAGGAGTAACATTCCAATCCTTGCGTCTTCTTCTCCTAGCTCACGGATCTTGGCATTACCCAAGTAACACCAAACCATCTAAAGATATCCTCCCATGACCTTGTAGCTAACTTGCAATGTGTGGTCCACATCCTCACCCACCTCCATTCAAAGGAAACAGTAGCTCGTAAATACAACCTTTTGTTTCCTAAGATTCTTGCTAGCAAAATCGCCCCTCTAGTAGCTAAGCGTAGAAGCACACGTTTCTGGGCATCTTAGGAATCCAGGCCGAGGCATGTGGAAAACTAATTCTGCCCTGACCAGAAGCTTCTCATCGAATGACTTAACTGAGAGCCAATTGTTATTCCCAACTCCAACTCCAATTCCCAGCATCGGGTCTGTTAATCAGCTGGAAGACCTTCAACGTTacaagttaaaaaaaagtttcagtGGGATATTGTGTATTCAGTTGATTGTATACAAAGATATATTATTACAATACATATTCGTATGCATTTCCTTTCCAGGACTATCTACATAATATGGTTCTTAGTTTTTAGGAGTTCAAGAAATTTGCTACTTcatcaaaagtattttttttgggATCCGATGCGGACACAGATCAGATTCAGACATGTCACATAATGCATGTTATTCTAGTTTATGTGTTGTTTTCAGCATTTATATAGATTATTCTAACCAACAGTTAACACATTATTAGCAGCATACAGTTCTTTGCTTTTATTTTCAGATATACTAGATCATATGCACTGTCCTTGTGGAAGTAAAAGTTAATATTCAAAGTGTTTCCTCTATTTCTTCAAGTAATGATGTTGCAAAAGTTCTATTTCAATTTACTCTAAATTAGAACTTCAAAATAGTTTTAACTATATCAGTTGGCCATCTGATAATCACCACCTCCTGTTAGCATGTGTATAAAATGAAGCTCTGTGAAAGAGTGAGAAGTTAATCATGTATTTTACTATATTGGTTATTTCAAGTATGCTAATGCAGAGTTGAGTGTATACGTTGTGTGAGAATATTTAAACCAACTTTTTTGGCGCTCTAAAAGAAATGGTTATAGTGATACAGCAACCACTACCTTTACCATAATAATCAGGTTTTGAGACCTGTGACTTAGTGCCAAAATAGTTCCTTGCTTCCGGTATGATTGCACGGAAGCAGATGAGCCGCACAATCACTTGTTGAGTGCCTCTGCTGGTAAGAGCTGTTGTAATCTGGCTTTTGCTTTTGTGTACTTGAACTTCTAAAACTAATTAAGATCTAGAACACTGTGATACACATGTTTATCTGGTAATATTCATTTTCAAAACAGAAAACTATGATAAAATAGCAATTATCTACATgcttaatttttgttaatttatatGGATTTTTCTTAACGAAATCGGTAAGAATATCTCAATCATGCCCCTCAATTGGTAACACTACTTAGTGATTGTTGAGTGCTGGTAATTTTGCTACTTTTATGTCTTTCATCCTTGTAATGGACTTCATAGatctttttattcttcttgtttGTTAGCTTTCTGACTGAATTAATTACTTTTGCAGGAAATTGTGGATACCTTACCATACGACAAAACTGTTGATTTTCTGAGGTTTCTCATAGAACTCTACCAACTCACGGATATCAAGAAACTTGAAAAGCAAAGAGGCATAGAGAAAGCCTTGCTTTGAAGTGTTTAACGTGGATTAAACCCTAAAACTTTGACGTCGtcattttttaaagatataaaAAGGGAGATTTCGCACACCGTTCAGAAACAATGGCTTCGTTTGGATCTCTTAAGCAGGCTATCTTTGATAGACAAACAAGAAAACAGCAATACCAAGATCACATACGAGGCCTGAATGCTTATGATCGCCACAAGAAATTCCTCAATGATTATGTTAGATTTTATGGAAGAGAGAGATCCacacaagaaaagtttcctGTTAAAACAGATCAGGATACTCTTAAAGAGGGATACCGATTCATACGAACTGAGGAAGATGATATGAATCCATCATGGGAGCAAAGGCTGGTGAAGCGCTACTATGACAAGCTTTTCAAAGAATATTGTATAGCTGATATGACACACTATAAGAGTGGCAAGATTGGTCTGAGATGGAGGACTGAAAAGGAAGTGACATCTGGGAAAGGGCATTTTGTCTGTGGTAACAAACACTGCAATGAGAGAGACGGTCTAGCAAGCTACGAGGtgaatttttcatatgttgaaGCAGAAGAAAACAAACAAGCCCTGGTGAAATTGGTAGCCTGTGAGAGATGTGCAGAAAAGCTTCTTTACAAAAAGAGGAAAGAGAAGGATCAATCTAGAGAGGACCTGAAAGATAAGCATCGAAGGAGAAGGGGAAGATCTGCGAGTGATAATGAACATAAGGATGATAATTACGAACGAAGGAGAAGGGGAAGATCTGTGAGTGATGATGAAAATAAAGATGATAATTTCAAACGAAGGAAGAGGGAAAGATCTGTAAGTGATGATGATACTAAAGGTGATAATTACAAACGAAGAAAAGGAAGAAGTAGAGGGTCAAAGGCTCCAACTTCATCTGATAATCAAGATAATGAGAATATGGATGAGTATCTGGAGGGAATGTTTCCTTGACAGGAGGCTACTGATGTTTTTGTAGAGATTTTGAAGTCTTCATTAAATTTGTTTAGATTGCAACTAGGTATTTTTGTCTGGACAATGGAGAGGAAAATTGGTAGGAAAGGCACAAGTAATTTCGTATTTTTGAAAGGGTAGACTGGTTAAGAAATACATGAAGGAACCTGGAAACACTGGAAGTGGGGAGCTCAAGTATTCTATTGAGTTTGTCTCTTCCATGTAAAAGCAAGAAGTGTAGCAAGTGATGTTTCTACTTAGTTTCAACAGTTTTTGCTAATGAGTAGCTCCTCGGAATGTAAATATATGATCCATGTACACTTATGTTGGTTATGAAGCTTACTCCTTTGACCTAA includes:
- the LOC107015737 gene encoding protein FRA10AC1, with the protein product MASFGSLKQAIFDRQTRKQQYQDHIRGLNAYDRHKKFLNDYVRFYGRERSTQEKFPVKTDQDTLKEGYRFIRTEEDDMNPSWEQRLVKRYYDKLFKEYCIADMTHYKSGKIGLRWRTEKEVTSGKGHFVCGNKHCNERDGLASYEVNFSYVEAEENKQALVKLVACERCAEKLLYKKRKEKDQSREDLKDKHRRRRGRSASDNEHKDDNYERRRRGRSVSDDENKDDNFKRRKRERSVSDDDTKGDNYKRRKGRSRGSKAPTSSDNQDNENMDEYLEGMFP